One Algibacter sp. L3A6 genomic region harbors:
- a CDS encoding fasciclin domain-containing protein yields the protein MNNKHNFIINLGRICAVLVILVTFSCKEDALDDHYGQEDQRLESTILETLATDANYSTFLELVKQTGFEELLSSSQAFTIWAPGNEALSLVSADVLNDPDALTQLIGNHISRFSYSSTINENPVFVKMLNDKYIEFSNVDGQVTFGDVDLLEADLLTSNGILHKVSSVLSVKPNIWGFLNDNVEEFPVLMEYFSQYNEILFDEARSVKTGTNTLGQTVYDSIFSASNTQFKTIGDLSSEEDRFTFIGLGDDAYTGIYDRFKEYYKFPIEDSVKSNTDRTIFSNLTFPAFEQADLDGSLLLNTVGNFVALDAGSITDNEALSNGNVLLVSDLNYTPESVMYKAVGYEVEDNKRRTIGDLSDFTVVQNFDRTASGSFTNTVSLLANPDASNSNNYFEVAFSNVLSASYNIQLRFTPVGASQETKLRFEFSYTDADKNVIVHEIGPLIVSNLEDGVIPIGDTYDIPVFINEEVDNEYFVKLKVIVDVSEPELLLYDRKFGLDFIVLTPVE from the coding sequence ATGAATAATAAACATAATTTCATAATTAATCTAGGCCGCATATGTGCCGTTCTTGTTATCCTTGTAACATTTAGCTGTAAGGAAGATGCATTGGACGATCATTATGGACAAGAAGATCAAAGGTTGGAATCTACCATTTTAGAGACCTTAGCTACCGATGCTAACTATTCAACCTTTTTAGAACTGGTGAAACAAACAGGCTTTGAAGAACTACTTAGCTCATCGCAGGCTTTTACAATTTGGGCACCAGGCAATGAGGCTTTATCGCTAGTGTCTGCCGATGTGTTAAACGATCCAGATGCATTAACGCAATTAATAGGTAATCATATTTCTAGGTTCTCTTACAGTTCAACAATAAATGAAAATCCTGTATTTGTAAAAATGCTTAACGATAAGTATATCGAGTTTTCTAATGTAGATGGTCAAGTAACTTTTGGAGATGTTGATTTGTTAGAGGCAGATTTGCTAACATCAAATGGTATACTTCATAAGGTATCAAGCGTGTTAAGCGTAAAACCAAACATTTGGGGATTCCTTAACGACAATGTAGAAGAGTTTCCGGTTTTAATGGAATACTTTTCTCAATATAACGAAATTCTTTTCGATGAAGCAAGAAGTGTTAAAACAGGTACCAATACATTAGGTCAAACAGTTTACGATTCTATTTTTAGCGCATCAAATACACAATTTAAAACAATAGGAGATTTAAGTTCTGAAGAAGATCGTTTTACTTTTATTGGTTTAGGCGATGATGCTTACACAGGGATTTACGATCGTTTTAAGGAGTATTATAAATTCCCTATTGAAGATTCTGTAAAGAGTAACACAGATAGAACAATATTTAGCAATTTAACATTCCCTGCTTTTGAACAAGCAGATTTAGACGGATCGTTGCTTTTAAATACTGTTGGTAATTTTGTAGCGCTAGATGCTGGTTCTATAACGGATAATGAAGCATTAAGTAATGGTAATGTGCTTTTAGTAAGTGATTTAAATTACACTCCAGAAAGTGTTATGTATAAAGCTGTTGGATATGAGGTTGAAGATAATAAAAGAAGAACTATCGGTGATTTGTCAGACTTTACAGTAGTTCAAAATTTTGATAGAACCGCTTCAGGTTCATTTACAAATACGGTAAGTTTATTAGCAAACCCAGATGCGAGCAATAGTAATAACTATTTTGAAGTAGCATTTAGCAATGTGTTATCTGCAAGTTATAATATTCAATTAAGGTTTACACCCGTAGGAGCATCTCAGGAAACAAAGTTGAGGTTTGAGTTTAGCTATACAGATGCTGATAAAAATGTGATAGTGCACGAAATAGGCCCATTAATAGTAAGTAATCTTGAAGATGGTGTTATTCCCATTGGAGACACTTATGATATCCCTGTGTTTATTAATGAAGAGGTTGATAATGAATACTTTGTGAAGCTTAAAGTTATTGTAGATGTTAGTGAGCCAGAACTTCTACTGTACGATCGTAAGTTTGGTCTTGATTTTATAGTATTAACGCCAGTAGAGTAA
- a CDS encoding LptE family protein, protein MKHAKYIIAILTIATLTSCGIYSFTGTSISSDIKTYQVNRFENNALLVEPGLERDFKLALEDLIQNQTNLSLVPSNGDLVYEGEITGYRVSPTTATSENVAAQNRLTISVKLRFFNRKKEEDDLEQSFSFFYDYDGTAQLIGTTKTTAHEEIFERLTQDIFNATLAKW, encoded by the coding sequence ATGAAACACGCAAAATACATTATTGCAATATTAACTATTGCAACCCTTACAAGTTGTGGTATTTACTCTTTTACAGGGACGTCTATTTCTTCTGACATAAAAACCTACCAAGTAAATCGATTTGAAAACAATGCCCTTTTAGTCGAACCTGGTTTAGAGCGAGATTTTAAATTAGCTTTAGAAGATTTAATTCAAAATCAAACCAACTTAAGTCTCGTACCATCTAATGGTGATTTAGTTTACGAAGGCGAAATTACAGGATACCGTGTTTCTCCAACAACAGCTACATCAGAAAATGTTGCAGCTCAAAACAGATTAACCATAAGTGTAAAGCTTAGGTTTTTCAACAGAAAAAAAGAAGAGGACGATTTGGAACAAAGCTTCTCTTTTTTCTATGATTACGATGGAACAGCACAACTTATTGGAACCACGAAAACCACAGCACACGAAGAAATTTTTGAGCGTTTAACTCAAGACATTTTCAATGCTACGTTAGCAAAATGGTAA
- the groES gene encoding co-chaperone GroES: MSLNIKPLADRVLIEPAAAETKTASGIIIPDNAKEKPQKGTVVAAGKGTKDEPITVKVGDTVLYGKYAGTELKLEGTDYLIMRESDILAII, encoded by the coding sequence ATGAGCTTAAACATTAAACCATTAGCAGACCGCGTTCTTATTGAGCCTGCTGCCGCTGAGACTAAAACAGCATCAGGAATTATTATTCCAGATAACGCCAAAGAAAAACCACAAAAAGGAACTGTTGTTGCCGCAGGAAAAGGCACCAAAGATGAGCCTATTACTGTAAAAGTTGGTGACACTGTTTTATATGGTAAATATGCTGGCACAGAATTAAAATTAGAAGGGACAGATTATTTAATTATGCGTGAGAGCGATATTCTTGCAATTATTTAA
- the secG gene encoding preprotein translocase subunit SecG — MSTFTIFLALIVVVAFLLIVVIMVQNPKGGGLSSSFGGGGTQQLGGVKKTTDFLDKSTWYLATFLLILILASNIAINRGDSSLESKALDTDAPSTQPLATPANTATDAATIKDSVN; from the coding sequence ATGAGTACGTTTACAATATTTTTAGCATTAATAGTTGTGGTAGCATTTTTACTAATTGTAGTAATTATGGTGCAAAACCCTAAGGGTGGTGGATTATCTTCTTCATTTGGAGGTGGTGGAACACAGCAATTAGGCGGTGTAAAAAAGACAACCGATTTTTTAGACAAAAGCACATGGTACTTAGCTACATTTTTGCTAATATTAATTTTAGCTTCAAACATAGCTATTAACAGAGGGGATTCTTCTTTAGAATCTAAAGCTTTAGATACTGATGCACCAAGCACTCAACCTTTAGCAACTCCTGCTAATACAGCAACCGATGCTGCTACAATAAAAGATAGTGTGAACTAA
- the groL gene encoding chaperonin GroEL (60 kDa chaperone family; promotes refolding of misfolded polypeptides especially under stressful conditions; forms two stacked rings of heptamers to form a barrel-shaped 14mer; ends can be capped by GroES; misfolded proteins enter the barrel where they are refolded when GroES binds), producing the protein MAKDIKFDIEARDGLKRGVDALANAVKVTLGPKGRNVIISKSFGAPQVTKDGVSVAKEIELENPLENMGAQMVKEVASKTNDLAGDGTTTATVLAQAIVKEGLKNVAAGANPMDLKRGIDKAVDAIVADLEKQAKKVGNSSEMIKQVAAISANNDDTIGELIATAFGKVGKEGVITVEEAKGMETYVDVVEGMQFDRGYLSPYFVTDSDKMIADLENPYILLFDKKISNLNEILPILEPVAQSGRPLLIIAEDVDGQALATLVVNKLRGGLKIAAVKAPGFGDRRKAMLEDIAILTGGTVISEERGFTLENADLTMLGTAETVTIDKDNTTIVNGSGDAESIKNRVNQIKSQIETTTSDYDKEKLQERLAKLAGGVAVLYVGAASEVEMKEKKDRVDDALHATRAAVEEGIVAGGGVALVRAKSVLEKLTTENLDETTGVQIVARAIEAPLRTIVENAGGEGSVVIAKVLEGKKDFGFDAKTDQYVDMLKAGIIDPKKVTRVALENAASVAGMILTTECALIDIKEDAAAMPPMGGGGMPGMM; encoded by the coding sequence ATGGCAAAAGATATAAAATTTGATATTGAAGCACGCGACGGATTAAAACGTGGTGTTGATGCATTAGCAAACGCAGTAAAAGTAACGTTAGGACCAAAAGGACGTAACGTAATTATTAGTAAAAGTTTTGGAGCACCACAAGTAACTAAAGATGGTGTATCTGTAGCTAAAGAAATTGAATTAGAAAACCCATTAGAAAATATGGGTGCGCAAATGGTTAAAGAAGTTGCTTCTAAAACTAACGATTTAGCTGGTGATGGTACTACAACTGCAACTGTATTAGCTCAAGCTATTGTAAAAGAAGGCTTAAAAAACGTTGCTGCAGGTGCTAACCCAATGGATTTAAAACGTGGTATTGACAAAGCTGTTGATGCTATTGTTGCCGATCTTGAAAAGCAAGCTAAAAAAGTAGGTAACTCATCAGAAATGATAAAACAAGTTGCTGCTATTTCTGCAAATAATGATGATACTATTGGCGAATTAATCGCTACGGCTTTTGGTAAAGTTGGTAAAGAAGGTGTTATTACTGTTGAAGAAGCTAAAGGGATGGAAACTTATGTTGACGTTGTTGAAGGTATGCAGTTTGATAGAGGTTACCTTTCTCCTTACTTTGTTACCGATTCTGATAAAATGATTGCTGATTTAGAAAATCCATACATTTTATTATTCGACAAAAAGATTTCTAACTTAAACGAAATTCTTCCAATTTTAGAGCCTGTTGCTCAATCTGGTCGTCCGTTATTAATTATTGCGGAAGATGTTGATGGACAAGCGTTAGCGACTTTAGTTGTAAATAAATTACGTGGTGGATTAAAAATAGCAGCTGTTAAAGCGCCTGGTTTTGGTGACCGTCGTAAAGCTATGTTAGAAGATATTGCTATCTTAACTGGTGGAACTGTAATTTCTGAAGAAAGAGGTTTTACTTTAGAGAATGCAGATTTAACAATGCTTGGTACTGCTGAAACAGTAACAATTGATAAAGACAACACAACTATTGTAAATGGTTCTGGTGATGCTGAATCTATTAAAAATAGAGTAAACCAAATTAAATCTCAAATTGAAACTACAACTTCAGATTACGATAAAGAGAAACTACAAGAGCGTTTAGCTAAATTAGCTGGTGGTGTTGCTGTTCTTTATGTTGGAGCTGCAAGTGAAGTTGAAATGAAAGAGAAAAAAGACCGTGTTGATGATGCATTACACGCAACTAGAGCAGCCGTAGAAGAAGGTATTGTTGCTGGTGGTGGTGTTGCATTAGTAAGAGCTAAATCTGTTTTAGAGAAGCTTACAACAGAAAACTTAGATGAAACAACTGGTGTGCAAATTGTAGCTCGTGCTATTGAAGCGCCTTTACGTACTATTGTTGAAAATGCAGGTGGGGAAGGTAGTGTTGTTATCGCTAAAGTTTTAGAAGGTAAAAAAGATTTTGGTTTCGATGCCAAAACAGATCAATATGTTGATATGCTTAAAGCAGGTATTATCGATCCTAAAAAAGTAACACGTGTAGCATTAGAAAATGCAGCATCGGTTGCTGGAATGATTTTAACTACAGAATGTGCTTTAATCGACATTAAAGAAGATGCAGCTGCAATGCCTCCAATGGGTGGCGGCGGTATGCCAGGCATGATGTAA
- a CDS encoding SusC/RagA family TonB-linked outer membrane protein produces MMKIKNTYSLLFILFFGITFASQGQEKSNKIVTGTVLNATNKEPLAGVNVRAGNFSSVLTDEKGAFSIKVPDGRATLILSSQEFQNKEFALKGRSKVEIKINKKDFNTYYTDINTPLRAKSNSSVVGAISVREGNIATARESAANMITGNEVSGMRSIMRSGIPGIGSNNFIRGYNTLNSSTQPLIVVDGMMIETNTFNNNSIIRGYSYDPLSDINPKDIANITVIKDAASIYGSRAANGVILIETNKTDDVTTKIDFYAQAGLNISPDNIRMMNADQYKTYLSNQLNSSGLYTNSEISNLPYFNESTSFQDYEKYHNSTDWQKQVFDDNYVNEYYLKVTGGDEIAKYGLSVGYSTNGGVISNSDFERFTTRFNADTNITDRLSLSTNLSVSYTDRSLYDDGLLSTSPIFSALNKSPFLAPYTENADGVVTDVYQDVDDIGGFSNPVVITDVATFVAKDYNLYGQLNFGYKISDKLTLSSLSGVNYIKNRQNVFLPDLGLSEETNDFGDAFYRTSKVSVESLFSVYNDTRLSYKLNVDNIHDFSINLGVRYNQNDYENSYSISGNSGDDQFTSLNNGNRDTFVTSGNIGNWKYASLYANADYSFLNKYFVSYNLALDSSSRFGDAKSTGIFPGLGVGWLISSENFMANNNLIDKLKLRASYGLTGNDGIGNYNAESYFVSTRFLEGTGLINGNIAKSSIRWEETTKANIGLDLGLLNERVSVNLDYFNNVTDGLLNQTSISPVFGSEGFLSNDGKLKNRGFELGINARVINTDNFTWDVGGNISQYKNKIISLPGDQQIYEIAGVNATIINKEGSALGLFYGYKTDGIYNNATEASTEGLNWVDFAGFEQPFVAGDVRFVNSDTSDNVINEDDRVVIGNPNPDFTGMVYNTFTYKNVSLSAIFSFSQGNDVYNAQRWQTESMSGLANQSEAVANRWTVANQNTNIPRAVYGDAVGNSRFSDRWIEDGSYIRLKTLSLSYSPNFFNATVFLTANNLFTITDYLGFDPEVSSSQTSYLQGIDAGLTPQYTSVLVGVRVGL; encoded by the coding sequence ATGATGAAAATAAAAAATACATATTCCCTGCTTTTCATTCTATTTTTCGGAATTACTTTTGCATCGCAAGGACAAGAAAAATCGAATAAAATAGTTACGGGAACGGTGCTTAACGCTACTAATAAAGAACCTTTGGCTGGCGTTAATGTACGAGCGGGCAATTTTTCCTCTGTACTTACAGACGAAAAAGGTGCGTTCTCGATAAAAGTTCCAGATGGTAGAGCTACACTTATATTAAGTAGCCAAGAATTTCAAAATAAAGAGTTTGCCTTAAAAGGAAGGTCTAAAGTTGAAATTAAAATTAATAAGAAGGATTTCAATACGTATTACACAGACATAAATACACCACTTAGAGCTAAAAGTAACTCCTCTGTAGTAGGTGCTATTTCTGTAAGAGAAGGTAATATTGCTACGGCACGTGAGTCTGCTGCAAATATGATTACAGGTAATGAGGTAAGCGGTATGCGTAGTATAATGCGTTCCGGGATTCCAGGTATTGGTTCTAATAACTTTATTAGAGGGTACAATACTTTAAATAGTTCTACACAACCTTTAATAGTTGTAGATGGTATGATGATTGAAACAAATACGTTTAATAATAATTCTATTATTAGAGGGTATAGTTACGATCCTTTATCGGATATAAACCCAAAGGATATTGCAAATATTACAGTAATTAAAGATGCGGCTTCAATCTACGGATCTAGAGCTGCAAATGGTGTAATACTTATTGAAACTAATAAAACGGACGATGTAACAACTAAAATAGATTTCTATGCGCAAGCAGGTTTAAATATTTCTCCAGATAATATTAGAATGATGAATGCAGATCAATACAAAACGTATTTATCTAACCAATTAAATAGTTCGGGACTTTATACTAATAGTGAAATAAGTAATTTGCCTTATTTTAATGAGAGTACATCGTTTCAAGATTATGAAAAATATCATAATTCTACCGATTGGCAAAAACAAGTATTCGATGATAACTATGTTAATGAGTACTATTTAAAAGTAACTGGTGGTGATGAGATTGCTAAATATGGTTTATCTGTTGGTTATTCTACTAACGGTGGTGTAATTTCTAATTCAGATTTCGAGCGTTTTACAACACGTTTTAATGCTGATACCAATATTACAGATAGATTATCTTTATCAACAAACTTAAGTGTAAGTTATACGGATAGAAGTTTGTATGACGATGGTTTGTTAAGCACATCTCCAATATTTTCGGCGCTTAATAAATCGCCATTTTTAGCACCTTATACAGAGAATGCAGATGGTGTAGTAACCGATGTTTATCAGGATGTTGATGATATTGGTGGCTTTAGTAACCCTGTAGTTATTACAGATGTAGCAACCTTTGTAGCTAAAGATTATAACCTTTACGGACAATTAAACTTCGGTTATAAAATTTCGGATAAATTAACATTGAGTTCTTTATCGGGTGTTAATTATATTAAAAACAGACAAAATGTTTTCTTACCAGATTTAGGATTGTCTGAAGAAACTAACGATTTCGGTGATGCTTTTTACCGTACATCAAAAGTAAGTGTAGAGAGTTTATTTTCTGTTTACAATGATACACGATTAAGCTATAAATTAAACGTTGATAATATTCACGATTTCTCAATAAATTTAGGAGTGCGTTACAACCAAAATGATTATGAGAATTCATACTCTATTAGTGGTAACTCTGGAGACGATCAATTTACATCACTTAATAATGGTAATAGAGATACGTTTGTTACTTCTGGTAATATTGGTAATTGGAAATATGCATCACTTTATGCTAATGCAGATTATTCATTTTTAAATAAATATTTTGTTAGTTATAATTTAGCTTTAGATAGTTCATCTCGTTTTGGAGATGCTAAATCTACCGGTATTTTTCCTGGTCTAGGAGTGGGGTGGTTAATTTCTTCAGAAAACTTTATGGCTAACAATAATCTTATCGATAAATTAAAACTTAGAGCAAGTTATGGTTTAACAGGTAACGATGGTATTGGAAACTACAATGCAGAATCTTATTTTGTTTCTACTAGATTTTTAGAAGGAACAGGACTTATTAATGGTAACATTGCTAAAAGTTCTATCCGTTGGGAAGAAACAACTAAAGCTAACATAGGTTTAGATTTAGGGTTGTTAAACGAACGCGTATCTGTAAACTTAGATTATTTTAACAATGTTACAGATGGTTTGTTAAACCAAACAAGTATTAGCCCCGTTTTTGGTAGTGAAGGATTCTTATCTAACGATGGAAAACTTAAAAATAGAGGTTTCGAATTAGGGATTAATGCTCGTGTTATTAATACAGATAACTTTACGTGGGATGTTGGAGGAAATATTTCTCAATACAAAAACAAGATTATCTCATTACCTGGAGATCAGCAGATATATGAAATCGCTGGTGTAAACGCGACAATAATTAATAAAGAAGGCAGTGCGCTAGGTTTATTTTACGGGTACAAAACAGATGGTATTTATAATAATGCTACAGAAGCTTCAACCGAAGGTTTAAATTGGGTAGATTTTGCAGGATTTGAGCAACCATTTGTAGCGGGTGATGTTCGTTTTGTGAATAGTGATACTTCAGATAATGTGATTAATGAAGACGATCGTGTAGTAATTGGTAATCCTAATCCAGATTTTACAGGTATGGTTTATAATACATTTACATATAAAAATGTATCCTTATCGGCTATCTTTTCATTCAGTCAAGGAAACGATGTCTACAATGCACAACGCTGGCAAACAGAATCTATGTCTGGTTTAGCTAACCAAAGTGAAGCGGTAGCAAATCGTTGGACGGTTGCAAATCAAAACACAAATATACCTCGTGCGGTTTATGGAGATGCTGTTGGTAATTCAAGGTTTTCAGACCGTTGGATAGAAGATGGATCTTACATTCGTTTAAAAACCTTATCATTATCTTATAGTCCAAACTTTTTTAATGCAACAGTTTTTCTAACGGCAAATAACTTATTTACAATTACAGATTATTTAGGGTTTGATCCAGAAGTGAGCTCGTCTCAAACAAGTTATTTACAAGGTATCGATGCCGGTTTAACACCACAATACACTTCAGTTTTAGTTGGAGTTAGAGTAGGACTATAA
- a CDS encoding RagB/SusD family nutrient uptake outer membrane protein, whose translation MKQYRNITFSILFGLTLLTSCESLLEVEPEEVLLAEDYLGDDQIDARSALFGVLSQLQGVVGQYVVLGELRADLVNVNANSIDELQEVNNHSISEDNSYADLTTMFSIINNCNFALEGIDTDAYENQLLDDYASILRIRTWAQMQILINYGKLPYITKPIRTSDELDDTYPLLSIDQALDQLISNLAEVEGVENVTKYAGSLGFEIFDMIPDQDILLGDLHLWKGNNALAATRYKAFLDKEALQGVLYLSGSNSVTVTESGGVYSTVSGWLNIFGETVRTSEVINYVGFSEQYRQPNNSFTVVTDQLSASLSIIYNWADQSVGFEGEPKIEGVDTRVSSSVDTSSDLLPIKKYQYDYFTWNRAAKVYLRYAEAINYAGHPEQALAILNGIFNNPDVDPVDAPIFENAEAYLNFDINTYYATNSSDEPTSGYLGVRGRVGMAPVGLDIDVTSSNAMEQVGTLILNEAALELAFEGNRWEDLVRFSLRSNDPTILANAVANKFVTAGESGAAATVGQKLLNPENWYLPLSIPDNFVSQ comes from the coding sequence ATGAAACAATATAGAAATATTACGTTCAGCATACTTTTCGGATTAACGCTTTTAACCTCTTGCGAGAGTTTGTTAGAAGTAGAACCTGAAGAAGTATTGCTTGCCGAGGATTACCTTGGCGACGATCAAATAGATGCTAGATCGGCATTGTTTGGAGTACTTTCTCAATTGCAAGGCGTTGTAGGGCAATATGTAGTGCTAGGTGAGTTACGTGCAGATTTAGTAAATGTAAATGCAAACTCTATTGATGAGCTTCAAGAAGTTAACAACCACAGCATAAGTGAAGATAATAGTTATGCAGATTTAACGACTATGTTTTCTATTATCAATAACTGTAATTTTGCTTTAGAAGGTATTGATACGGATGCTTACGAAAATCAATTATTAGATGATTATGCTTCTATTTTAAGAATTAGAACATGGGCGCAAATGCAAATTCTAATAAATTATGGAAAGTTACCATACATTACAAAACCAATTAGAACGAGTGATGAACTGGATGATACTTACCCTTTATTATCAATTGATCAGGCTTTAGATCAATTAATTTCTAATCTCGCCGAGGTTGAAGGTGTAGAGAATGTAACAAAATATGCAGGCTCTTTAGGGTTTGAAATTTTTGACATGATTCCTGATCAAGATATTCTTTTGGGAGACTTACATTTATGGAAAGGAAACAACGCACTAGCGGCAACGAGATATAAAGCATTTTTAGATAAAGAGGCTTTACAAGGTGTTTTATATTTATCTGGGTCTAATTCGGTAACGGTTACAGAGTCAGGAGGAGTTTATAGCACAGTAAGCGGTTGGTTAAATATATTCGGAGAAACCGTTAGAACCAGTGAGGTTATCAATTATGTTGGTTTTAGTGAACAATATAGACAGCCTAACAATAGTTTTACAGTGGTGACAGATCAATTATCGGCGTCATTATCAATTATATATAATTGGGCAGATCAATCTGTAGGGTTTGAAGGTGAGCCAAAGATTGAAGGAGTAGATACACGAGTTAGTAGCTCGGTTGATACGAGTAGTGATTTACTTCCAATTAAAAAATACCAATACGATTATTTTACATGGAATAGAGCAGCTAAAGTATATTTAAGGTATGCAGAGGCTATTAATTATGCAGGACATCCAGAACAGGCATTAGCTATTTTAAATGGTATTTTTAATAATCCTGATGTAGACCCTGTTGATGCTCCTATTTTTGAAAATGCGGAAGCTTATTTAAATTTTGATATAAACACCTATTACGCAACTAATTCTAGTGATGAGCCTACTTCTGGCTACTTAGGAGTTCGTGGTCGTGTAGGTATGGCTCCAGTAGGTTTAGATATCGATGTAACAAGTAGTAATGCTATGGAGCAAGTAGGTACTTTAATTCTTAATGAGGCCGCTTTAGAGTTGGCTTTTGAAGGAAACAGATGGGAAGATTTAGTTCGTTTTTCACTTAGAAGTAACGATCCAACAATATTAGCGAATGCTGTTGCAAATAAGTTTGTAACTGCAGGAGAAAGTGGAGCAGCAGCAACTGTTGGTCAAAAATTATTAAATCCAGAAAACTGGTATTTACCATTAAGTATTCCTGACAATTTCGTGTCGCAGTAA
- a CDS encoding sigma 54-interacting transcriptional regulator, which translates to MESIQAIKQRFGIIGNTPTLNRAIEKAIQVAPTDISVLVTGESGVGKESIPKIIHQLSHRKHNKYIAVNCGAIPEGTIDSELFGHEKGAFTGATQTREGYFEVADGGTIFLDEVGELPLTTQVRLLRVLENGEFLKVGSSKVQKTNVRIVAATNVNMFEAIEKEKFREDLYYRLSTVDINLPPLRERQEDIHLLFRKFASDFALKYKMPTVKLTDSAVQVLTKHRWNGNIRQLRNIAEQVSVLEQNRTISAETLNGYLPASTTNLPAVIKTSKSKSDFSSEREILYKVLFDMKSDLSDLKKLTMELMKNGNTKDVEKKNESLIQKIYGDDDDDIHDFEESVTNTELLSIPEHTSKIEEPISTQDKYHFAEEIEEEETLSIHDKELELIKKSLERHSGKRKLAAAELGISERTLYRKIKQYDL; encoded by the coding sequence ATGGAATCAATCCAAGCAATTAAACAACGATTTGGTATTATTGGCAATACACCAACACTAAACCGTGCTATAGAAAAAGCCATTCAGGTTGCTCCTACCGATATTTCGGTTTTAGTAACAGGAGAAAGTGGTGTTGGAAAAGAAAGTATTCCTAAAATAATACATCAATTATCACATAGAAAACACAACAAATATATTGCCGTAAACTGTGGTGCTATACCAGAAGGGACAATAGATTCTGAGTTATTCGGACACGAAAAAGGTGCTTTTACAGGAGCAACGCAAACCCGTGAAGGGTATTTTGAAGTTGCCGATGGCGGAACCATTTTTTTAGATGAAGTTGGCGAGTTACCGCTTACCACACAAGTTAGACTTTTACGTGTTTTAGAAAACGGTGAGTTTTTAAAAGTAGGTTCTAGTAAAGTTCAAAAAACCAATGTACGTATTGTAGCAGCAACAAACGTAAACATGTTTGAAGCTATTGAAAAAGAAAAATTTAGAGAAGATTTATACTATCGTTTAAGCACCGTGGATATTAATTTACCTCCACTTCGTGAGCGCCAAGAGGATATTCATTTATTATTCAGAAAATTTGCCAGCGATTTTGCTTTAAAATACAAAATGCCAACTGTAAAACTTACAGATTCGGCAGTACAAGTTCTTACAAAACACCGATGGAATGGTAATATTAGGCAGTTGCGTAACATTGCAGAACAAGTATCTGTTTTAGAACAAAACCGTACTATTAGCGCAGAAACTCTAAACGGTTATTTACCTGCTTCGACAACAAATTTACCTGCAGTTATTAAAACATCTAAATCTAAAAGTGATTTTAGTAGCGAACGCGAAATTCTCTACAAAGTACTTTTTGATATGAAAAGTGACTTAAGCGATTTAAAGAAACTCACCATGGAACTCATGAAAAATGGGAACACAAAAGATGTTGAGAAGAAAAACGAAAGCTTAATTCAGAAAATTTACGGAGACGATGATGACGATATTCATGATTTTGAAGAAAGCGTAACCAATACCGAGTTACTTTCTATTCCAGAACATACCTCAAAAATTGAAGAGCCTATTAGTACGCAAGATAAGTATCACTTTGCAGAAGAAATTGAAGAGGAAGAAACCTTATCTATTCATGATAAAGAATTAGAATTAATTAAAAAATCGTTAGAACGTCACAGCGGAAAACGTAAATTAGCAGCCGCAGAACTTGGCATTAGCGAACGTACATTATACCGTAAAATTAAACAATACGATCTATAA